The DNA window tgcttACTATAGTAGTGGGATATGCCTGCAAAAGTTACGTTGGCTGAAAGCATTAATTACTAATGTAAACCTTATCTTCGTTTGATGGACTCCCGAGGACTACGCAGCAGAAATGTACCAAACTGTAAATGATCCTCCACCCGAGATCTCCCATCGCGCCCAACCGGAGCACAAGCTGAAGCTGATGACCAGCGCCACGCCGTACTTTTGCGACGGCTGCAAGGAGCTGGGTTATGGGGTCAGGTACACGAGAGATTGTGGCGGCGGCCATTCCATCCACCTCCACACGCATTGCGCGCTCGCAGGTGACACTCTTGTGCATCCTCTCTATGGCTATGGCAAGATGGAGTTCCGCTTGCTCCTGGAGCCCCCGTCCGCTGTCCAGGGCAGGGCCTGCGACGGTTGTGGCGAGCCCACGCTCGATTACGTCTACCACTGCTTCGAACAAGACCTCGACATCCACCCGGGCTGCGCCACACTGCCGCAACGCATCGTCCACGACGGCCGGGCCTTAGAGCTGCGCTGGAAGGCATCGCGACCGTGTGTCCAGTGTGGAGACAATAAGGGCCGCCGCAGTATGTTCTGGGCGTACAGCTCCTACTTCGATGGCGAGGTTGTTGACCTACACGTGGCGTGCCTCAAGGAAAATGCTCGTATCAGCTGGGAGGCCACCTACCGTAATCGCATGCATGAAAGGTACGGCAAGATTTCTCTCGTCGTTGCTAGCGTTGTCTGCTCACTGGTTTTTGGAACCCAGTGGCCATGACAGCCACGCGCCATTTTGCTCGTTAAATTGTTGACTTCTTCGATCTGTACGCATGTCGTAGAGTCATTATGTAGTCTGTTATATTATCTTTCCTTGTTTAGTGTTGCGTCAATCCCGCATGCATGAGCTCCGACCTGTGGAGGCCATGGCCATGCGCACCACAGGGGCGTGGCGACAGGCCGCGAGAATAGCTTGCTGGTGACTAGGCTATCGGTCATGGGGATGGACACGATCAAACTGCGATGTGAGAAGCATCCGTGTCTTTCCTTTGCTTGTTCTGCTTTTTTTCATAAAAACTAGTATCATGTTCGTGCTTTACAACATGAAAAATAATGATATGATAATTAAGGTTGAACATATATTGTATTATTAAAGTTAAAATGATAGTTTGAGTGTGATGCTATTAGCAACAATTCGTTTATAGTCATTACATGACTTTTCACAAGCATGAACAATTAGAAAATAACAATATAATAATTCAAGTTTTGACCGAATAATCGTATAATTAGACCACTATTGTCAAATAACGCCACCATTATGAATGTTGAAACTGACAACCATGGCTCCTCTTCTGTTGGATGTCTACAATTTTTTTAGATCACTACTACAATAAGCATTTGTAGGGCGGCTGGCGATggtttgtagaggtggctcggccagccgcctctaccataccgtctctacaaatcatgcatttgtaggggcggttcccaaaccgcccctacaaatagatttgtaggggcggccgtagtaccagccgcccctataatacctatttaTAGGGgcagttcagtctagaaccgcccctacagtacatttttctgattttttttcaaatttacaattcaaattcgaccagaacatatatatatatatatatatgcatatataattcaaatctgaccacaagcacaagagcattatataaactaccattacaagtctaattcataagaatatatacaatccatcattaaatagatataattcacaagtctaattcgttccacaagtccaaatcgtcccacaaggtaagaccaatgtcaaattacatacacattgttatcaacggcctagagctagcctttcagtctcacgaaggtgttggtactgaggatttctacctaagtcagaatctcgatcatggtaggtgcttttgacgtgtacaatctggtccaatataaagttgAAAAGGTcatcgacgagctctaagagttggtcatccttgtctgggtctctttttatttctttctcttctttccactacaagagaacaagttttggtttagtatttcatatcatgtgcgaagtttttatactacgggtgaagaggttcaaacttacccttaaggggtgtctcctgtaggcaccggtgttactcatcatagaacatacatagtatccacaatgtacactcctaggcttctgcttggggcactgtgtgttttgcatatggaaatgttaagtaatgcttttgacagccatgtaatggagtactaaagtaagttacacttaccgcacatagtatttttatagccagcaTTTCCtttcttactggatcatgccttccgtgatgttgattaacatagaacctaaatgccatgttcgaattattttagcaaatacaacttattagtatccaaaagtgaacgttacaagtatgtatacaaacatataagctaatgaggattgtcaat is part of the Miscanthus floridulus cultivar M001 chromosome 9, ASM1932011v1, whole genome shotgun sequence genome and encodes:
- the LOC136479806 gene encoding uncharacterized protein, whose amino-acid sequence is MYQTVNDPPPEISHRAQPEHKLKLMTSATPYFCDGCKELGYGVRYTRDCGGGHSIHLHTHCALAGDTLVHPLYGYGKMEFRLLLEPPSAVQGRACDGCGEPTLDYVYHCFEQDLDIHPGCATLPQRIVHDGRALELRWKASRPCVQCGDNKGRRSMFWAYSSYFDGEVVDLHVACLKENARISWEATYRNRMHERYGKISLVVASVVCSLVFGTQWP